In Oreochromis aureus strain Israel breed Guangdong linkage group 20, ZZ_aureus, whole genome shotgun sequence, the following are encoded in one genomic region:
- the LOC116317220 gene encoding glucose-induced degradation protein 8-B homolog, protein MMSYAEKPEDITKEEWMDKLNNVHIQRADMNRLIMNYLVTEGFKEAAEKFRMESGIEPSVDLDSLDERIKIREMILKGQIQEAIALINSLHPELLDTNRYLYFHLQQQHLIELIRLRETESALEFAQTQLAEQGEESRECLTEMERTLALLAFDNPEESPFGDLLNMMQRQKVWSEVNQAVLDYENRESTPKLAKLLKLLLWAQNELDQKKVKYPKMTDLSTGTIEDPK, encoded by the exons ATGATGAGTTATGCCGAAAAGCCAGAGGACATCACAAAAGAAGAGTGGATGGACAAATTAAATAACGTTCACATACAGCGGGCGGATATGAATCGGCTCATTATGAATTACCTGGTGACAG AGGGCTTCAAAGAGGCAGCAGAGAAGTTCCGGATGGAGTCTGGTATCGAGCCGAGTGTGGACCTGGATTCGTTGGATGAAAGGATAAAGATTAGAGAGATGATCCTGAAGGGCCAGATTCAGGAAGCTATTGCACTCATTAACAGCCTACACCCGGAGCTGCTCGACACCAATCGATACCTGTATTTTCATCTGCAG CAGCAACATTTGATTGAGTTAATCAGGCTAAGAGAAACTGAGTCAGCGCTGGAGTTTGCTCAGACACAGCTGGCAGAGCAGGGGGAGGAGAGCCGAGAGTGTTTGACAGAGATGGAGCGAACGCTAGCCCTTTTGGCATTTGACAACCCAGAAGAGTCACCCTTTGGAGATCTGCTCAACATGATGCAGCGGCAAAAG GTGTGGAGTGAGGTGAACCAGGCCGTGCTGGACTATGAAAACAGGGAGTCGACACCCAAACTGGCCAAACTGCTGAAGTTGCTGCTGTGGGCTCAAAATGAGCTGGACCAGAAGAAGGTGAAATACCCCAAAATGACTGACCTTAGCACAGGCACCATCGAGGACCCCAAGTGA
- the LOC116317200 gene encoding solute carrier family 17 member 9-like: MADNHTSGANKKDSNGSLLDPKIYGPDECKEEESGDRNLWPRSLAQKWIVMLFMGTCFLYCARMAMPVCAISMAATFHWSKIDSGVVLGGFFWGYCLTQILGGHASDRVGGERVLFFSASSWALITAGTPLLAHLGSHTLALMTVARFLMGILQGVFFPSLASLCSQRVVEGERGFLMSILQSGTHLGTLLAGGLGTLMLDSYGWESMFYSIGFLSGLWALIVWWCLLKGELTPKMMETKKNSEWSLSRIPWLSLFKKPPVWAMVFAHMCMCSTSYTLLSWLPTYFKESFPHATGWVYNVVPWLTAIPSALVGGYVSDFLINRGYGVASVRKIMQFFAMGVSSMFILPLSGVVTFPAAVTYICAAVGLTTFTSGGVSVNVQDLTPSCAGALFGFMNMMGSFMGVVLVSSSGYLIEVTQSWSVVFALITLVNATGLGVFLIFGGARRVDLVEYSRIIEI, encoded by the exons ATGGCTGACAACCACACATCAGGAGCCAACAAGAAGGACTCTAATGGTTCTTTATTGGATCCTAAGATTTATgggcctgatgaatgtaaagAAGAGGAGTCGGGAGACCGAAACCTATGGCCAAG ATCCCTGGCTCAAAAATGGATCGTGATGCTGTTTATGGGCACCTGCTTCCTCTATTGTGCGCGGATGGCCATGCCTGTCTGCGCCATCTCAATGGCTGCTACATTTCATTGGAGTAAAATCGATTCTGGGGTGGTTTTGGGTGGATTCTTCTGGGGTTACTGTCTCACACAGATCCTGGGAGGACACGCGAGTGACAG AGTGGGAGGAGAGCGTGTCCTGTTCTTCTCTGCATCATCATGGGCTCTGATCACAGCTGGCACTCCTCTGCTGGCCCATCTTGGCTCTCACACCCTGGCTCTCATGACTGTGGCCAGGTTTCTCATGGGGATATTACAAG GGGTTTTTTTCCCATCTTTGGCCAGCTTGTGCTCACAGCGTGTAGTGGAAGGGGAGAGAGGGTTTTTAATGAGTATATTGCAAAGCGGTACACATCTTGG aACATTGTTAGCGGGTGGGTTGGGGACCCTGATGCTCGACAGCTATGGCTGGGAAAGCATGTTCTACAGTATCGGTTTCCTGTCCGGACTCTGGGCTCTCATTGTTTGGTGGTGTTTACTAAAAG GTGAACTTACCCCCAAGATGATGGAAACAAAGAAGAACTCAGAGTGGAGTCTGTCAAGAATACCCTGGCTGAGCCTTTTTAAGAAGCCGCCTGTCTG GGCCATGGTGTTTGCTCACATGTGTATGTGCAGCACATCCTACACACTGTTATCATGGCTGCCAACATACTTCAAAGAATCATTTCCTCATGCCACG GGATGGGTCTATAATGTTGTTCCATGGCTAACTGCAATCCCATCAGCACTTGTTGGAGGATACGTTTCAGATTTCCTCATTAACCGAG GATATGGTGTAGCATCTGTGAGAAAGATAATGCAG TTTTTTGCCATGGGAGTATCAAGCATGTTTATTTTACCTCTCTCTGGAGTTGTCACATTTCCTGCAGCTGTGACTTACATTTGTGCTGCTGTGGGTCTCACCACCTTCACCAGCGG tgGTGTTTCTGTGAATGTACAAGATCTGACACCATCGTGTGCAGGTGCCCTGTTTG GTTTTATGAATATGATGGGCTCTTTTATGG GGGTGGTGCTGGTGTCCTCATCAGGATACCTGATTGAAGTCACACAGTCGTGGTCTGTGGTCTTTGCCCTCATCACTTTAGTAAATGCCACGGGTCTCGGTGTCTTCCTCATCTTTGGAGGTGCTCGCCGTGTGGACCTAGTGGAGTATTCCAGGATTATTGAGATATGA